From Microbacterium pseudoresistens, the proteins below share one genomic window:
- a CDS encoding GntR family transcriptional regulator, which translates to MAYKYETVAADIRAMVASSLSPHQAIPSERELEATHGVSRLTIRHAIATLIDEGLLYNVHGSGTFVGSPTLFSKTPKLTSFTEDMKSRGHEASSRLLTMSREPASTETAHALGIPAGTECARLRRLRLADGEPIAVEDVRVPGPLLDIEEFTSTSSLYEVLADAGHEVYRAEQEIKAIALDEEAAHLLRVPLGTPALGVSRVSSDRRGRSIEYAFTLYRADRYTFQLAVTREADK; encoded by the coding sequence ATGGCGTACAAGTACGAGACCGTCGCCGCCGACATCCGCGCAATGGTCGCCTCATCCCTCTCACCGCACCAGGCCATCCCGTCTGAGCGCGAGCTCGAGGCGACCCACGGAGTGAGCCGGCTGACCATCCGCCACGCGATCGCCACGCTGATCGACGAGGGACTCCTCTACAACGTGCACGGCTCGGGCACCTTCGTCGGCTCGCCGACGCTGTTCTCGAAGACGCCGAAGCTGACCTCGTTCACGGAGGACATGAAGAGCAGAGGTCACGAGGCGTCCTCGCGCCTGCTCACGATGTCGCGCGAACCGGCGTCGACGGAGACCGCGCACGCGCTCGGCATCCCCGCAGGCACGGAGTGCGCACGTCTGCGACGCCTGCGCCTCGCCGACGGCGAACCGATCGCCGTCGAAGACGTGCGCGTTCCCGGTCCGCTGCTGGACATCGAGGAGTTCACCTCGACGTCCTCGCTCTACGAGGTCCTGGCCGACGCCGGGCACGAGGTTTACCGCGCCGAGCAGGAGATCAAGGCCATCGCGCTCGATGAGGAAGCCGCGCACCTGCTGCGGGTTCCGTTGGGCACGCCGGCGCTCGGGGTGTCGCGGGTGAGCTCGGACAGACGCGGGCGCAGCATCGAGTACGCGTTCACCCTGTACCGGGCCGACCGTTACACTTTCCAGCTCGCCGTCACCCGCGAGGCCGACAAATGA
- a CDS encoding LysE/ArgO family amino acid transporter → MLSGLALGLSLIVAIGAQNVFVLRQGLRREHVLPIVLVCALSDAILICVGVAGLGFLVERAPWLLVVARWAGAAFLIAYGLLAARRAWRPSGDALHADPHGQADAAPPTAGGATTTAARTRLAPTLLTVLALTWLNPHVYLDTVLTLGSIAATHGAARWVFAAGAILASIAWFSALGFGARYLGRWLRTPRSWRILDAGIAVVMVGLGISLVLPVLA, encoded by the coding sequence ATGCTCTCCGGCCTCGCCCTCGGCCTCTCCCTCATCGTCGCCATCGGCGCGCAGAACGTCTTCGTGCTGCGGCAGGGACTGCGCCGCGAGCACGTGCTGCCGATCGTTCTCGTGTGCGCGCTGTCCGATGCGATCCTCATCTGCGTCGGCGTCGCGGGACTCGGCTTCCTCGTCGAGCGCGCGCCGTGGCTGCTCGTCGTCGCCCGCTGGGCCGGTGCCGCGTTCCTGATCGCGTATGGGTTGCTGGCCGCCCGCCGCGCATGGCGACCGAGCGGGGATGCGCTCCACGCCGATCCGCACGGGCAGGCCGACGCCGCACCGCCGACGGCGGGCGGAGCAACGACGACGGCGGCCCGCACGAGGCTGGCGCCGACCCTGCTCACCGTGCTCGCGCTGACCTGGCTCAACCCGCACGTCTACCTCGACACGGTGCTCACCCTGGGATCCATCGCCGCCACCCACGGCGCCGCGCGCTGGGTCTTCGCCGCCGGCGCGATCCTCGCCAGCATCGCCTGGTTCTCGGCCCTCGGCTTCGGCGCCCGCTACCTGGGTCGGTGGCTGAGGACCCCGCGCTCCTGGCGCATCCTCGACGCGGGGATCGCGGTGGTAATGGTCGGGCTCGGCATCAGCCTGGTCCTGCCCGTGCTGGCCTGA
- the secE gene encoding preprotein translocase subunit SecE, translating into MVQDASGAVVSAASGGAGGKKLGFFGRIVLFFRQVIAELRKVVTPTRKELIRYTLVVLAFVVVMMGIVYGLDMLFSWLATQVFGVPGS; encoded by the coding sequence ATGGTTCAGGACGCATCGGGCGCTGTGGTCTCCGCAGCGAGCGGCGGCGCCGGCGGCAAGAAGCTCGGCTTCTTCGGCCGCATCGTGCTGTTCTTCCGCCAGGTGATCGCCGAGCTCCGCAAGGTGGTCACGCCCACGCGCAAGGAGCTCATCCGGTACACCCTCGTCGTGCTGGCCTTCGTCGTCGTGATGATGGGCATCGTGTACGGCCTCGACATGCTCTTCTCGTGGCTCGCCACGCAGGTCTTCGGGGTTCCGGGCAGCTGA
- a CDS encoding ABC transporter substrate-binding protein, which produces MRSSRAIAIGAAFLTAVSLAGCSASGGGDDANADGTETIKMVAWPGPEGDAMAKVIDAYNDGQGKKDKIHVELVLLSRQDTFSKETALMASKDGDLDIYWTASYNVGQFSGSLEPLEGIDTSNYFPVAVDGLTYKDELYALPLDVSNHFLLYRTDLIDTLLNDPAAAATYSALAQDILGEARQPVPADQWDLDDFQVMAAYFSTSANPASPTQYGTILQAKNLLYNTMIWNDVLWGLGGSWTDDDGKAAIDTAEGKAAVQLYADIYKNGWTSPDSAQAEFPETQAALQSGNVAFAIQWSAAFAALNDPEQSPDIAGKIGIAPVPGGQTHVHALSLSLNKYGDSQDAAKTVLSYLATTDAMTAYAQAGGIPAMPEVLKANVDLNPAFNEVATSIADYGYAEPVFPKTFQAYSKLAEDLSGAWVGQTSVDDAVETANANLQELLDQ; this is translated from the coding sequence ATGCGCAGCTCGCGAGCAATCGCAATCGGTGCGGCCTTCCTGACAGCGGTGTCGTTGGCTGGCTGCTCCGCGTCCGGCGGAGGCGACGACGCCAACGCCGACGGCACGGAGACCATCAAGATGGTCGCGTGGCCCGGGCCCGAGGGCGATGCGATGGCGAAGGTCATCGACGCCTACAACGACGGCCAGGGGAAGAAGGACAAGATCCATGTCGAGCTCGTCCTGCTCTCGCGCCAGGACACGTTCTCGAAGGAGACCGCCCTGATGGCGTCGAAGGACGGCGACCTCGACATCTACTGGACCGCGTCGTACAACGTCGGCCAGTTCTCGGGCTCCCTCGAGCCGCTGGAAGGGATCGACACCTCGAACTACTTCCCCGTGGCCGTGGACGGCCTCACCTACAAGGACGAGCTCTATGCCCTTCCGCTCGACGTGAGCAACCACTTCCTGCTCTACCGCACCGATCTGATCGACACACTCCTGAACGATCCCGCCGCGGCGGCGACGTACTCGGCGCTCGCCCAGGACATCCTCGGCGAAGCCCGCCAGCCCGTGCCGGCCGATCAGTGGGACCTCGATGACTTCCAGGTGATGGCGGCCTACTTCTCGACGTCGGCCAACCCGGCCTCGCCGACGCAGTACGGCACGATCCTGCAGGCCAAGAACCTCTTGTACAACACGATGATCTGGAACGACGTGCTCTGGGGGCTCGGCGGCTCCTGGACGGATGACGACGGCAAGGCCGCCATCGACACCGCCGAGGGCAAGGCCGCGGTGCAGCTGTACGCCGACATCTACAAGAACGGATGGACCTCGCCGGACAGCGCGCAAGCCGAGTTCCCGGAGACCCAAGCTGCGCTCCAGTCGGGCAATGTGGCGTTCGCGATCCAGTGGTCGGCGGCCTTTGCCGCGCTCAACGACCCCGAGCAGTCGCCGGACATCGCCGGGAAGATCGGGATCGCGCCGGTGCCCGGCGGCCAGACCCACGTGCACGCGCTGTCGCTGTCGCTGAACAAGTACGGCGACAGCCAGGATGCCGCCAAGACGGTGCTCTCCTACCTCGCGACCACGGACGCCATGACCGCGTACGCGCAGGCCGGCGGCATCCCCGCGATGCCCGAGGTGCTCAAGGCGAACGTCGACCTCAACCCCGCCTTCAACGAGGTCGCGACGAGCATCGCCGACTACGGCTACGCCGAGCCTGTCTTCCCGAAGACCTTCCAGGCGTACAGCAAGCTCGCCGAGGACCTCAGCGGCGCCTGGGTGGGACAAACGTCGGTCGACGACGCGGTCGAGACGGCCAACGCGAACCTGCAGGAGCTGCTCGACCAATGA
- the rplK gene encoding 50S ribosomal protein L11: protein MAPKKKVTGLIKLQINAGAANPAPPIGPALGQHGVNIMEFCKAYNAATESQRGNVIPVEITVYEDRSFTFVLKTPPAAELIKKAAGVQKASATPHTVKVGKITMDQVREIAETKKADLNANDVEAASKIIAGTARSMGITVEG from the coding sequence ATGGCACCCAAGAAGAAGGTGACCGGCCTGATCAAGCTCCAGATCAACGCCGGAGCCGCCAACCCGGCGCCGCCGATCGGGCCCGCGCTCGGTCAGCACGGCGTCAACATCATGGAGTTCTGCAAGGCGTACAACGCCGCGACCGAGTCGCAGCGTGGCAACGTCATCCCCGTGGAGATCACCGTCTACGAGGACCGCAGCTTCACCTTCGTCCTGAAGACCCCGCCCGCCGCGGAGCTCATCAAGAAGGCCGCCGGCGTGCAGAAGGCCTCGGCCACGCCGCACACCGTCAAGGTCGGCAAGATCACGATGGACCAGGTCCGCGAGATCGCCGAGACCAAGAAGGCCGACCTCAACGCGAACGATGTCGAGGCCGCGTCGAAGATCATCGCCGGCACCGCCCGTTCCATGGGCATCACGGTCGAGGGCTGA
- a CDS encoding carbohydrate ABC transporter permease — MTGSALTPTAVRTHRRRRSLTALLLASPLLVFAAVFVLYPLITGALTAFQASTLLDQSNEFNGVDNFVSLFKNDGFLRSAGFTVGFAVVVVAFEMLLGFALALLMNRAFPGKKLFFTLVLLPIMVAPALLGIMFRLLLNGDIGAVPALLEQFGLSVSLFAPSSVVPLLVVLDILQWTPFTFLIIYAGLQSFPRELLEASSVDGAGRFRSLFHIVLPTLAPVLFAAFFLRMIDALRTFDVIYVLTAGGPGTTTTTASIYIYKTAFEAGDFGKAAAAALVMLIVLLPLVPFIVRRIAAPGKDGAR; from the coding sequence ATGACCGGTTCGGCCCTGACGCCGACGGCGGTGCGCACGCACCGCCGTCGGCGGTCGCTCACCGCTCTGCTGCTGGCATCGCCGCTGCTCGTCTTCGCCGCGGTGTTCGTCCTCTACCCGCTGATCACCGGCGCGCTCACCGCCTTCCAGGCCAGCACGCTGCTGGATCAGTCCAACGAGTTCAACGGCGTGGACAACTTCGTCTCGCTGTTCAAGAACGACGGCTTCCTACGCTCGGCCGGGTTCACCGTGGGCTTCGCCGTCGTCGTCGTGGCCTTCGAGATGCTGCTCGGCTTCGCGCTCGCCCTACTCATGAACCGGGCCTTCCCCGGCAAGAAGCTCTTCTTCACGCTCGTCCTCCTGCCGATCATGGTCGCCCCGGCGCTGCTCGGCATCATGTTCCGCCTGCTGCTCAATGGCGACATCGGCGCGGTTCCCGCCCTCCTCGAGCAGTTCGGGCTCAGCGTCTCGCTGTTCGCCCCGTCCTCGGTCGTCCCGTTGCTCGTCGTGCTCGACATCCTGCAGTGGACGCCTTTCACCTTCCTCATCATCTACGCGGGCCTGCAGTCCTTCCCCCGTGAACTGCTCGAGGCCTCCTCCGTGGATGGCGCAGGGCGATTCCGTTCGCTGTTCCACATCGTGCTCCCGACGCTCGCACCGGTGCTCTTCGCCGCATTCTTCCTGCGCATGATCGATGCCTTGCGCACCTTCGACGTCATCTACGTCCTCACCGCCGGCGGGCCGGGCACGACCACGACGACCGCGAGCATCTACATCTATAAGACGGCGTTCGAGGCCGGAGACTTCGGCAAGGCGGCCGCAGCCGCGCTGGTCATGCTTATCGTGCTCCTGCCGCTCGTGCCGTTCATCGTGCGGCGGATCGCCGCCCCTGGAAAGGACGGCGCCCGATGA
- the nusG gene encoding transcription termination/antitermination protein NusG, translated as MSERFSDDADWATAAEQSSEEDEAQEGDTLAAEERSVTAAEQTALHVEGDGEQDDADEDIDIEDPEADAIVNDALNLDETAETEAAADVLNDAAAEEAADIEAAAADEIAPYDGPDVNADADEADDEADPYAEFRADLRMLPGKWYVIHSYAGFERKVKANIEQRKSTLEVEDDIYQIEVPMEDVVEIKNGQRKMVTRVRIPGYVLVRMELNEDTWSVVRHTPGVTGFVGNAHNPTPLRFEEAFNMLKSLVEVKDVPTAKAVAAKGGTAVARPLPAEVDFEVGETITIKEGSFAGLPGTISEIKPESGKLTVLVSLFERETPVELSFDQVTKMV; from the coding sequence GTGTCCGAACGATTCTCCGACGACGCCGACTGGGCCACCGCGGCCGAGCAGTCCAGCGAAGAAGACGAAGCGCAGGAGGGCGACACGCTCGCCGCCGAGGAGCGCTCCGTCACCGCGGCCGAGCAGACGGCTCTCCACGTCGAGGGAGACGGCGAGCAGGACGACGCAGACGAAGACATCGACATCGAAGACCCGGAGGCGGACGCGATCGTGAATGACGCTCTGAACCTGGACGAGACGGCGGAGACCGAAGCCGCCGCCGACGTCCTCAACGACGCCGCGGCCGAGGAGGCCGCCGACATCGAGGCCGCCGCGGCCGACGAGATCGCGCCCTACGACGGCCCCGACGTGAACGCGGATGCGGATGAGGCCGATGACGAGGCCGACCCCTACGCGGAGTTCCGCGCCGACCTGCGCATGCTCCCCGGCAAGTGGTACGTCATCCACTCCTACGCCGGCTTCGAGCGCAAGGTGAAGGCCAACATCGAGCAGCGCAAGTCGACGCTCGAGGTCGAGGACGACATCTACCAGATCGAGGTCCCCATGGAGGACGTCGTCGAGATCAAGAACGGCCAGCGCAAGATGGTCACGCGCGTGCGCATCCCGGGCTACGTGCTCGTGCGCATGGAACTCAACGAGGACACCTGGTCGGTCGTGCGTCACACGCCCGGCGTCACCGGTTTCGTCGGCAACGCGCACAACCCCACGCCCTTGCGCTTCGAAGAGGCCTTCAACATGCTGAAGTCGCTCGTCGAGGTCAAGGACGTGCCGACCGCCAAGGCCGTCGCAGCCAAGGGCGGCACGGCGGTCGCCCGCCCGCTGCCCGCCGAGGTCGACTTCGAGGTCGGCGAGACCATCACGATCAAGGAGGGCTCGTTCGCGGGCCTGCCCGGCACGATTAGCGAGATCAAGCCGGAGAGCGGCAAGCTCACCGTGCTCGTGTCGCTGTTCGAGCGCGAGACCCCGGTCGAGCTGTCGTTCGACCAGGTCACCAAGATGGTCTGA
- the rplA gene encoding 50S ribosomal protein L1: MATKSKAYRNAVAKIEADRFYTPTEAVALARETGSAKFDSTVEVALKLAVDPRKADQMVRGTVILPHGTGKTARVIVFATGPAAEAAIAAGADEVGGAELIEKVAGGWTGFDAAVSTPELMGQVGRLGKVLGPRGLMPNPKTGTVTPNPAKAVEDIKGGKIEFRVDKHANVHFVVGKASFSAEQLNENISVALEEIVRLKPSSAKGRYIQKGAVSTTFGPGIPLDVNAI, encoded by the coding sequence ATGGCTACCAAGTCCAAGGCATACCGCAACGCCGTCGCGAAGATCGAGGCGGATCGCTTCTACACGCCCACCGAGGCCGTCGCGCTCGCACGCGAGACCGGCTCGGCGAAGTTCGACTCGACCGTCGAGGTCGCGCTGAAGCTCGCCGTCGACCCCCGCAAGGCCGACCAGATGGTGCGCGGCACCGTCATCCTCCCGCACGGCACCGGCAAGACCGCCCGCGTCATCGTGTTCGCCACCGGCCCCGCGGCTGAGGCCGCGATCGCCGCGGGCGCAGATGAGGTCGGCGGCGCCGAGCTCATCGAGAAGGTCGCCGGCGGCTGGACCGGCTTCGACGCCGCCGTCTCGACCCCCGAGCTCATGGGCCAGGTCGGTCGTCTCGGCAAGGTGTTGGGCCCGCGCGGCCTGATGCCGAACCCGAAGACCGGCACTGTGACCCCGAACCCGGCCAAGGCCGTCGAGGACATCAAGGGCGGAAAGATCGAGTTCCGCGTCGACAAGCACGCCAACGTGCACTTCGTCGTCGGCAAGGCCTCGTTCTCGGCCGAGCAGCTGAACGAGAACATCTCGGTGGCGCTCGAGGAGATCGTGCGACTGAAGCCGTCGAGCGCGAAGGGTCGTTACATCCAGAAGGGCGCCGTGTCGACCACGTTCGGCCCCGGCATCCCGCTGGACGTCAACGCCATCTGA
- a CDS encoding carbohydrate ABC transporter permease, whose amino-acid sequence MSTLTSAVPGTASPVSPAGRPRRRSGSGRRWLFTLAVGAIALLVNIPLFNAILVSFKPNGEIAQNPLGLPASPTLDHYANVLYGSGYDFPRFFLNSTLIALGTVLLVLVIAIPATYAIIRLGFGGSFILNAASGLRLLPAIFFIVPFFLLFSLLGLQDTIQGLIAANAFLNLPLAVILLASGLRDIPLEIEEAASVDGAGVLRTLLSVVTPMLAPTIVATAVLVFIFSWNDYLFALVLSTTDATPVTLGAANFVTSTGIRWGDISAASFLSTLPPLVFAVFAQKYLVSGLSAGAVKG is encoded by the coding sequence ATGAGCACGCTCACCTCCGCCGTGCCCGGCACGGCGTCGCCCGTCTCGCCTGCAGGAAGGCCCCGCCGCCGGTCCGGATCAGGGCGCCGCTGGCTGTTCACCCTCGCTGTCGGCGCGATCGCGCTCCTGGTGAACATCCCGCTGTTCAACGCCATCCTGGTCAGCTTCAAGCCGAACGGCGAGATCGCGCAGAACCCACTCGGGCTGCCGGCCTCACCCACCCTCGACCACTACGCGAACGTGCTGTACGGGTCGGGGTACGACTTCCCCCGGTTCTTCCTCAACTCCACCCTCATCGCGCTCGGCACCGTCCTTCTCGTTCTCGTCATCGCAATCCCGGCGACGTACGCGATCATCCGGCTCGGCTTCGGCGGATCGTTCATCCTCAACGCCGCCTCGGGTCTGCGGCTGCTGCCTGCGATCTTCTTCATCGTGCCGTTCTTCCTGCTCTTCTCTCTCCTGGGACTTCAGGACACCATCCAGGGCCTGATCGCGGCGAACGCCTTCCTCAACCTTCCGCTGGCCGTGATCCTGCTCGCCTCGGGGCTGCGCGACATCCCACTGGAGATCGAGGAGGCGGCCTCCGTCGACGGGGCGGGCGTCTTGCGCACCCTGCTCAGCGTCGTCACGCCGATGCTGGCTCCCACGATCGTCGCCACCGCGGTGCTGGTGTTCATCTTCTCCTGGAACGACTACTTGTTCGCCCTCGTGCTGTCCACTACCGATGCGACGCCGGTGACCCTGGGCGCGGCGAACTTCGTCACGAGCACGGGCATCCGCTGGGGCGACATCTCCGCCGCATCCTTCCTGTCGACGCTGCCGCCCCTGGTGTTCGCCGTCTTCGCCCAGAAGTACCTCGTGAGCGGCCTGTCCGCGGGCGCGGTCAAAGGCTGA
- a CDS encoding ROK family protein → MSLILGVDIGGTKIAAGVVDDDGEILDRRVCPTPSRKGGSAVIAAVLAVTLSLREANPIHAIGVGSAGVIDPSNGSVLSATDSIADWAGTPLRGLLHEAAGLPVAVCNDVHAHALGEAVHGAGRGHRSMIMMAVGTGLGGAHVVDGAMFTGVHGAAGHFGHIPVDGAEGVVCPCGRTGHLESICSGPALFALYRSLGGDPAVPGAPEILARVEDDPVAADAVARSATALGRVAGGLVNALDADAVVLSGGLGLAADPWWSSMEAALRATTIPLLSEVPALRAELGNDAAIVGAAHHARSVMEGPR, encoded by the coding sequence ATGAGCCTCATCCTCGGCGTCGACATCGGCGGCACCAAGATCGCCGCCGGTGTCGTCGACGACGACGGAGAGATCCTCGACCGTCGGGTCTGCCCGACCCCCTCGCGCAAGGGCGGATCCGCCGTGATCGCGGCGGTCCTCGCCGTGACGCTGTCACTTCGGGAGGCCAACCCGATCCATGCGATCGGCGTCGGTTCGGCCGGGGTGATCGACCCCTCGAACGGCAGTGTGCTCTCGGCCACGGACAGCATCGCCGACTGGGCGGGAACGCCACTGCGAGGGCTGCTCCACGAGGCTGCGGGCCTGCCCGTCGCCGTGTGCAACGACGTGCATGCGCACGCGCTCGGTGAAGCGGTGCACGGCGCCGGGCGTGGTCATCGGTCGATGATCATGATGGCCGTGGGAACCGGGCTCGGCGGCGCCCACGTCGTCGACGGCGCCATGTTCACCGGCGTGCACGGCGCCGCCGGGCATTTCGGCCATATCCCCGTCGACGGAGCGGAGGGGGTCGTGTGCCCGTGCGGACGCACCGGGCATCTCGAATCGATCTGCTCGGGTCCTGCACTGTTCGCGCTCTACCGCTCTCTCGGCGGCGACCCCGCTGTACCGGGCGCACCGGAGATCCTTGCCCGCGTCGAGGACGACCCGGTCGCCGCCGACGCCGTCGCCCGCTCCGCCACCGCTCTCGGACGCGTCGCGGGCGGTCTGGTCAATGCCCTCGACGCGGATGCCGTGGTCCTCTCCGGCGGCCTGGGGCTCGCCGCCGATCCGTGGTGGTCGAGCATGGAGGCCGCACTGCGCGCCACAACGATCCCCCTGCTCTCCGAGGTGCCCGCGCTGCGGGCGGAACTCGGCAACGACGCCGCGATCGTGGGGGCTGCCCATCATGCGCGCTCCGTCATGGAAGGACCCCGATGA
- a CDS encoding N-acetylmannosamine-6-phosphate 2-epimerase, with product MIESLHRGLIVSCQAYPGEPLRDARAMALIAQSAARGGAVGIRAQGLADVRAIHEAVDLPQIGLWKVSGDDVFITPTLHHALDVVDAGAEIVAIDGTRRPRPDGLTLAETIARIHERTGALVMADAGSLDDARAAEDAGADIVGTTLAGYTDEREKTDGPDLELLAACVEALTTPVFAEGRIRTPAQARKALDAGAYAVVVGTAITHPTSITSWFAQELADA from the coding sequence ATGATCGAATCGCTGCACCGCGGCCTGATCGTGTCGTGCCAGGCGTACCCCGGCGAGCCGCTGCGGGATGCACGCGCCATGGCGCTGATCGCCCAGTCCGCCGCACGGGGCGGCGCCGTCGGCATCCGAGCCCAGGGCCTCGCCGATGTCCGCGCCATCCACGAGGCCGTCGATCTGCCGCAGATCGGGCTCTGGAAGGTCTCGGGAGACGACGTGTTCATCACGCCCACCCTGCATCATGCCCTCGACGTCGTCGACGCCGGAGCGGAGATCGTCGCGATCGACGGAACCCGGCGCCCGCGACCGGACGGGCTCACCCTCGCCGAGACGATCGCCCGCATCCACGAGCGCACCGGCGCCCTGGTGATGGCGGATGCCGGAAGCCTCGACGACGCCAGGGCCGCCGAAGACGCCGGAGCGGACATCGTCGGCACGACGCTGGCCGGCTACACCGACGAACGGGAGAAGACCGACGGACCCGATCTGGAGCTGCTGGCGGCATGCGTCGAGGCGCTGACGACACCGGTGTTCGCTGAGGGACGCATCCGCACCCCCGCCCAGGCGCGGAAGGCGCTCGATGCGGGCGCGTACGCCGTGGTCGTGGGAACGGCGATCACCCATCCGACGTCGATCACGTCCTGGTTCGCGCAGGAGCTCGCCGACGCCTGA